The Paenibacillus macerans genome includes a window with the following:
- a CDS encoding carbonic anhydrase: protein MKKNFIVFGFTAFILLAGCSASHAATNLTTDSQKENPTVKEASHFTYDHQEEWEFVAGKMQSPIDIVTSKLIDYEGTDLALSYDQVGTSIEDNGHSIQVGLRGTAEINDRTFTLSQVHFHAESEHTIDGKHFPLEGHFVHQAQDGRIAVIGVMFAAGEENKAFGQILDAAKANAEGEKGITIDKLEIGQLLPAHLSYYHYLGSLTTPPLTENVEWYILTEPVELSQEQLNEFYKYYDNNHRDIQELNDRKVFMKS from the coding sequence ATGAAGAAAAATTTCATTGTATTCGGATTTACGGCTTTTATATTGTTGGCGGGTTGTTCTGCGAGTCACGCGGCAACCAACTTAACTACGGATTCTCAGAAAGAAAATCCAACGGTTAAGGAAGCAAGCCACTTCACGTATGACCATCAGGAGGAGTGGGAATTTGTAGCGGGGAAAATGCAATCTCCAATAGACATTGTTACATCCAAGCTTATTGATTATGAGGGAACTGATTTGGCATTAAGCTATGATCAGGTGGGCACTTCCATTGAGGATAACGGGCATAGCATACAGGTGGGGTTACGCGGTACCGCAGAAATAAATGATCGGACGTTTACGCTGTCCCAAGTTCATTTTCATGCCGAAAGCGAGCATACGATCGATGGCAAGCACTTTCCGCTTGAAGGGCACTTTGTGCACCAAGCTCAAGACGGCCGGATCGCCGTGATCGGGGTTATGTTTGCTGCAGGAGAAGAAAATAAAGCCTTCGGGCAAATTTTGGACGCGGCAAAAGCGAATGCAGAAGGGGAAAAGGGAATCACGATCGACAAACTGGAGATCGGTCAACTGCTTCCTGCTCATTTGAGCTATTATCATTATTTGGGGTCCTTGACGACACCCCCGTTAACCGAAAATGTGGAGTGGTATATTCTAACGGAACCTGTTGAACTTTCCCAGGAGCAACTGAATGAATTTTATAAATACTACGACAACAATCATCGCGACATCCAAGAATTAAATGACCGTAAAGTTTTTATGAAATCTTAG